Genomic DNA from Methylocystis sp. MJC1:
TCTTTCCACATCCTTAACTCGGCCAATTAGCAGAGCGATTTTCGTAACTTATAGACGACTTTCGCACCCTCCCGGCAAAAACCGGGCAAGGGTTGTTTTTGATTTTGGCGCCGCGGCGTGATATAGAGAATGGCAATAAACGCCGCCTGTCCGGGACGGGCCGACGACGGTTTGCCTCACAGCATAAGAAAGCGCGCGCCTTAGAGCGTCCAAATCCCCTATCTTGCCCGCGCCTCTAGCTTAAGGTGTCAGATCAAAAACTTGCCCGCCGAAGGCGTTTTGTTCTTTCGCGGCAAGAGGACAGCAGGATCATCCCGTCTCCACAGCGGGATGCAAAAGGAGTACCCCGCGTATGCCGTCCGCCAAGAGGAACGATAAAACAAAGAAAGGGGCCAGCGCTACGGCTACGTCCGCGCGTTCTCACGGATTGACATCGAAAAGCGGTAAGGCCGCACGCCCCAGCAGCGCGCCCACAAGCGCCGCCGAGAATTCCGATGGCGTAAAAACGAGCAAATCCGCGGCGAAGAGCGCCAAAACCGAGGCAAAGACGAGCGTTGAAGCGCCTGTGACGACCGCAGCGAAGGCGACGATAAAGACAAACGGAAAAAGCGGCGCGCACGTCACCGCCCGTAACGCGGCGTCCAGCGTGCGCGGGGCCGTCGCCAAGAGCCCCGATGAGCGCGCGAGCGCAGGCGCAAAGACGATCAGGACCGCGGCGAAGACCGCAGCAACCGCCGCCGTGAAGGCAGACGAAAAAATCACGCCCGCCAAGGTGGATAAGACGCCGGCTCCCGGCTCCAAAGCGCCCCTCGCCGAGAAAGCGAAGCCTGCCGCGGCGCCGGCCTCAACTTCGGCGAAATCTGCCCCGGCGAAGACTGCGCCCGCCGCCACCTTGGCCCGCAAAACGGGGTCGGCGACAACCGCGCCTGCGGCAGCGAGAATTGCTGAAACCGTTAAGCCCGCCGCGGCGCCCGCGCCTGCAACAGCGGCCTCTATTGCGCCTGCGCGCAACCACAAGCCCCCCTTCCCCGCCAAGCCGGCCGCTACTGCGGCCGCCGAAGCGGCTGGCAAGACTTCATCAACCACGACAGCCGGCGAAGACAAAAAATTGGCAAAAAGAAACGAGCCCCCCGTTGAAACGGCGACGCCCGTCGCTGCCGAGAAGACCTCACCCGATTCAAAGGCCGTGATGAAACCCGCGCCCGCGAAATCCAAGCCGGCCGCGCAAAAGCACGGTTTCAAGCTCAATGAGTTCATCGTCTATCCGGCCCATGGCGTCGGTCAGATCGTCGGCGTCGAAACCCAGGAAGTCGCGGGCTTCAGCCTCGAGCTCTTTGTCGTCAGCTTCATCAAGGACAAGATGATTCTGAAGGTTCCGACGAGCAAGATCGCCAATGTCGGCATGCGTAAGCTTGCCGAGACCGGCGTGGTCGACAAGGCGCTTACGACGCTTTCCGGGCGCGCGCGGATCAAGCGGACCATGTGGTCGCGCCGCGCCCAGGAATATGAGGCCAAGATCAACTCCGGCGACCTTGTCACGATCGCCGAGGTGGTGCGCGACCTCTACCGTTCCGACACGCAGCCGGAGCAATCCTATTCCGAGCGTCAGCTTTATGAGGCGGCGCTCGATCGCATGGCGCGGGAAGTCGCGGCCGTGCGCAAGCTGATCGACTCGGAGGCGCTTAAGCTCATCGAGTCCTTCCTGCAGAAGGGTCCGCGCCGTGGGCAGAAGGCCGACGCCGAAGCGGCCGACGACGGCGACGAGGAAGATGTCGATCGCGCCGCCTGAGGGCCTTGCGATCTCAGAACGGGTGACGCCGAGAGCGGGATTTCTCGCTCTCGGTAAAGATTAGCGCTGACTCGCCGCAGATCCCGAGCGCCTAGCTTCTCGGCAGGAAACCAAGCGCACGCAGCAGCAGGGGCATGGTCAGCCCCTGTGCGACGATGGAAAAAGCCACAACCCCGAAAGTCGCAACGACGATCGCCTCCCGCATCGGGAGGCTCTGCGGCAGGGATAATGCGAGCGCCAGACCCAGAGCGCCGCGCAAGCCGCCCCACCAAAGCACATGCTGCTCGCGCAAGCCGATGCGCCAGCGCGTCGGCCAAAAAAGCGCGGCCAGCGGATACACCGTGATGGCTCGAGCGACGAGAACGACACCGATCACGGCGCATACGAACATCGGGCCATAATCAGAGAAGGGCGTCGAAGCGAGATCGACGCCGATCATCAGGAACACGATGGAATTCGCCAAAAAAGCTGCGAACTCCCAGAATCCGTGAACGAACTCGCGGCCCTTGTCGCTCAGATAGCTGCGATTCTCCTCGCTCAGCAGGCCGAGATTGCCCATGATCAGGCCTGCCGTCACGGTCGCGAGCACGCCCGAGACATGGAAATGCTCGGCGACGAGAAAGGATCCGAAAGCGGCGATCGTGGTCAGCGCCGCTTCGATGAGGTGCTCGGCCGTTCCCATGGCGAGCAATATCGCCGCGCCGCCCGTGAGCGCGCCAACGGCGACGCCGCCGAGCACGATGTGCGCGAGGGTGAGGACTATATCGCTTGCGCCCTGCCCGGCTCCCTGCGCGCCTCCGGCGGATTGCGCCCACGCCAGCGCCATCACGAAGAGAACGGCAGCCGCGCCATCGTTCAACAGGCTCTCGCTCTCGACAAGCAGCCGCAGCCGTCCCTTGACCCCGTTATCCTTGAACATGGCGATGATGGCGACGGGATCCGTCGCCGCGATGAGCGCGCCGAAGACGAGCGCAGAAGGCGTCGGCCAATGCAGCAGCGCGGCGCAGGCGTAGGCCACCACTGCCGCCGAGACTAGCGTGCCGAGTCCCGCAAGAGTCAGGAGAGGAGCCGCATCTCGCCAAAGCTCCCGCCAGGACAGCGTCAGCGCGGCTTCGAAGAGCAGCGGCGGCAGAATGAGGTCGAAAATGAGCTCATGCGTCAAATGCAGCCCGAAACCCGGCTTGGAGAGCGCCAGCACTGCGCCGACGATGACAAGCCCGATCGTATAGGGAAGCCTCACCCGCCGAGCCGCCAGAGCGACAATCATCGCAACTGCGAGTAAGGCGACGGCTTTGGCCAGTTGCTCATCCATGTACGTTCTTTCGGAAATGGGAATTTCGGCGGCGCGCGCCCCTGAATTTACGGCCATACCAGCATTCTGACGGGATGCCGAATAGTTGCGGCAGAGAATACCTTGCGTACCGCGGTCCCATCGTCTATGCGGCATGGCTTCCCACGCTCGAGCCAATGGAAGCGTTAAAGTGGCGAAGCCGAAGACGCCTGTCGCAATCATTATGGGATCCCAGTCCGACTGGGCGACGATGCGCCACGCTGTCGAGACGCTAGAGATGCTCGGCGTCGCTTGCGACACGCGAATCGTCTCGGCCCATCGCACGCCCGAGCGGCTCGTCGCTTTTGCCAAAGGGGCGGAGACGTCGGGTTTCGAGGTGATCATCGCCGGCGCGGGGGGCGCGGCGCATCTTCCAGGCATGACGGCCTCGATGACCAACCTCCCGGTTCTCGGCGTGCCAATCGAGTCCCAGGCGCTCAAAGGCATGGACTCCCTGCTCTCCATTGTTCAAATGCCGGGGGGCGTGCCGGTCGGAACGCTCGCCATCGGCAAGGCGGGCGCAATCAATGCCGCGATCCTCGCCGCCTCGATTCTCGCGCTGAAGGATAAGGCGCTCGCTGCGCGGCTTGCCGCCTTCCGCGCAAAACAGACGGCGAGCGTCGCCGAGACGCCGAAAGAGGAGGCGTGACGATGCTGAAACCCGGCGCAACCATCGGCATTCTCGGCGGCGGCCAGCTCGCGCGCATGCTGGCGACGGCCGGCGCGCGCCTCGGTCTGAAGTCGCATATTTATTCGCCCGTCGCCGACGATCCTGCCTTCGACGTCTGCGCCGCGCGCACTTGCGCGGATTTTCTGGATGAAGCTGCGTTGGCGGCCTTCGCCGAATCTGTCGATGTCGTTACCTATGAATTTGAGAATGTTCCGGCGCGGACTGCCGAAGTGCTCGAAGCGCATCGGCCAGTGCGTCCGAACCCCAAGGTTCTCGCGCTCACGCAGGACCGGCTGATCGAAAAGCAATTCGTGCGCGGGCTCGGCGTCGCCACAGCCGACTTCGCCGAGGTTTCAAATCTAGATGCGCTGACGCGCGCCGTGGAGCAGCTTGGGCGTCCCTCGATCCTGAAGACACGCCGTTTCGGCTATGACGGCAAGGGCCAGACCCGGATTGGCGAGGGCGTCGATCTCGGCGACGCTTTCAAAGCGGTGGGTGGCGCGCCCTCAATTCTGGAAGGCTTCGTGCCCTTCGCCAAGGAGGTTTCCGTTGTCGCTGCGCGGGGCCTCGACGGCTCCTTCCGCGCCTATGACATCTGCGAAAACATCCATGAGCATCATATCCTAGCGACGACGACGGCTCCCGCCGCGATCAGCGACGCAACCGCGCGGGCGGCGGTCGACATGGCTCAGCGTATTGCGGAGGCGGCGGATTACGTCGGCGTGATCGCTGTGGAAATGTTCGTTGTTTCCGACGCGGAAGGCGAGCGGCTCCTCGTCAATGAAATCGCGCCGCGCGTGCATAATTCCGGTCATTGGACGCTCGACGGCGCCATAACCTCGCAGTTCGAGCAGCACATGCGCGCCATTGCGGGCATGCCGCTCGGCTCGACGCGCCGCCATGGGCGCCAAGTTGTCATGCGCAATCTCATTGGCGCCGACGCCGACAAATGGGCGGAAATACTGGCGCAAGACGGCGCCTGTCTGCATCTCTACGGCAAGAAGGAAAGCCGTCCTGGCCGGAAGATGGGTCATGTCACACGGGTTTTGACTTGAGACGGAAGCCAAGTCGCGTTTAAGAAAGAAAAAATTGAGGCTTTGGCAGCTTGTCTCTTCTTTGACGCACAGCAAAGGCGGACATCTAAGGCGTTAGAAACGCTATTTTTGCAAACTGGAAACACAATTTTGGAAAGAATTTGACCGTTAAGCTCGACGCAACGAGAATGCGGTATTAGTAATATAGTCGATTCGCGCGGAGGATTCGCTCTTGCAGACGCCAGATTCAGAAGACGCCAATTCAATCGAATTGGCCGCCAGCATTGTTGCGGCTTTCGTTTCTCATAACTCGCTTCCCGTCGCGGAACTTCCGGCGCTGATCGCATCTGTAGATGCGGCGCTGCGACGCCTCGCGACCGGCGCGACTGCAGCCCCCGCGGTCGAGGAGAAGCCTGAACCGGCCGTTTCAGTCCGCAAGTCGATCACGCCGGACTATCTCGTCTGCCTCGACGACGGAAAGAAGTTCAAATCGCTGCGGCGGCACTTGGCCACGCTCGGGATGACGCCGGATCAATATCGGGCGAAATGGGGCTTGGCCCCCGATTATCCGATGGTCGCCCCAAACTATGCGGCGCAGCGCTCCAATCTTGCCAAGCAGATGGGTCTCGGCCAGGCGCGCAAGAAGGCGGCCCCGGCTCGTTCGACGCGCAAAGCGAAGACGAGCGCCTAATCTCAGCTACGAGACGCACAGGCGGCGGCCATTTCGCGCCGCGCGCCTGAGCGCTTGCACAGAGTGTTATGGCATCGAACGCCAGAAGAGAAACCTGATCTTCCCATCCGGCGCCAGCCCAAGACGCCATTCAGTATTTTCATTCTCGAATTTCACGTCGTAAACGTCGCCCCCGAGAGGGCCGACGCCGCGAAAGGCGAGCGTCTGGACGGCACCCTTGGCGGCCAGCTCTTCAAACACAACAGAAAAGC
This window encodes:
- the purE gene encoding 5-(carboxyamino)imidazole ribonucleotide mutase, whose translation is MGSQSDWATMRHAVETLEMLGVACDTRIVSAHRTPERLVAFAKGAETSGFEVIIAGAGGAAHLPGMTASMTNLPVLGVPIESQALKGMDSLLSIVQMPGGVPVGTLAIGKAGAINAAILAASILALKDKALAARLAAFRAKQTASVAETPKEEA
- a CDS encoding CarD family transcriptional regulator translates to MKPAPAKSKPAAQKHGFKLNEFIVYPAHGVGQIVGVETQEVAGFSLELFVVSFIKDKMILKVPTSKIANVGMRKLAETGVVDKALTTLSGRARIKRTMWSRRAQEYEAKINSGDLVTIAEVVRDLYRSDTQPEQSYSERQLYEAALDRMAREVAAVRKLIDSEALKLIESFLQKGPRRGQKADAEAADDGDEEDVDRAA
- a CDS encoding 5-(carboxyamino)imidazole ribonucleotide synthase; the encoded protein is MLKPGATIGILGGGQLARMLATAGARLGLKSHIYSPVADDPAFDVCAARTCADFLDEAALAAFAESVDVVTYEFENVPARTAEVLEAHRPVRPNPKVLALTQDRLIEKQFVRGLGVATADFAEVSNLDALTRAVEQLGRPSILKTRRFGYDGKGQTRIGEGVDLGDAFKAVGGAPSILEGFVPFAKEVSVVAARGLDGSFRAYDICENIHEHHILATTTAPAAISDATARAAVDMAQRIAEAADYVGVIAVEMFVVSDAEGERLLVNEIAPRVHNSGHWTLDGAITSQFEQHMRAIAGMPLGSTRRHGRQVVMRNLIGADADKWAEILAQDGACLHLYGKKESRPGRKMGHVTRVLT
- a CDS encoding MucR family transcriptional regulator, which codes for MQTPDSEDANSIELAASIVAAFVSHNSLPVAELPALIASVDAALRRLATGATAAPAVEEKPEPAVSVRKSITPDYLVCLDDGKKFKSLRRHLATLGMTPDQYRAKWGLAPDYPMVAPNYAAQRSNLAKQMGLGQARKKAAPARSTRKAKTSA
- a CDS encoding cation:proton antiporter, coding for MDEQLAKAVALLAVAMIVALAARRVRLPYTIGLVIVGAVLALSKPGFGLHLTHELIFDLILPPLLFEAALTLSWRELWRDAAPLLTLAGLGTLVSAAVVAYACAALLHWPTPSALVFGALIAATDPVAIIAMFKDNGVKGRLRLLVESESLLNDGAAAVLFVMALAWAQSAGGAQGAGQGASDIVLTLAHIVLGGVAVGALTGGAAILLAMGTAEHLIEAALTTIAAFGSFLVAEHFHVSGVLATVTAGLIMGNLGLLSEENRSYLSDKGREFVHGFWEFAAFLANSIVFLMIGVDLASTPFSDYGPMFVCAVIGVVLVARAITVYPLAALFWPTRWRIGLREQHVLWWGGLRGALGLALALSLPQSLPMREAIVVATFGVVAFSIVAQGLTMPLLLRALGFLPRS